The Acutalibacter muris genomic sequence GCTCTGCCTCGTCCTCTCTGCCAATGCCCACCGCGCCCAGGATTTGGTTTTCCAAGTCCGCCGGGCGGTACACCGTGTGCCAGGCTCCGTCGTACAGATAGTCGACCCTCAAATTGTCGGGGTCCGGGTTCGGAAGCTCTCCGTCGCCGGAGACCTTCACACTCAAGACCTTCAGCTCCAAATCGTCCATGTGAAAGTCCTGTATGGACACAAGCTCTGCCGAAACGCCCTCAACGCTTGCCGGCTCCTCCGCGTCCTCCCAGCGGGGGAACAGCGGTCCGTCCGCCGGCATCTCAAAGGTGCCCGCCTCGGTATGGTAATAAATTGTGCTTGACGTGGAGCTCTCCGGCTCGCTGTCCTCACCGCCCTCGGGCACAGTCACCTTTACGAACCACTCCCCCTCACGCTCCCAGAAGGTGTCAAGAGCATGGGCGGGAAGCTGTGCCCAGAACCCGAAGCCCTCCTCGTTCTTCCAGCGCAGGCGCACCTGTAGCGGCCTGCCGTCAGCGGTGGCATGGACGGTGGATATCTCATAGCCCTCGTGCCCCTCTGCCGGCTCCCAGCCGGGGAATTTGAAGTCCTCTACAGCCTGACGGTCCTCGGGGAAGGGGGTGGGCTCGGGAGTGGGAAGGGGGTTGCCGTCAGCGTCGAAGGGCCCGGCTATGTCGGGCCAAGGGCCGTCAGGACCAATATCCTCGCCCTTACCGGTAAGCCCCTCAGGGGGAAGCCACCAGCTTGGGGTGACCCACTGGCCTTCGGGCAATGGCTTATAGGTCGCGGCAAACTCCCAGCCGCGCACCAAGTAGCCGTAGTTCAGCCAATTCCACTCCCGGGCCCAGAGCCTCAGCTCCTCCTCAGAAAGCCCCGCCAGCCTTGCCAGCTCGCTGTCCTCCTGGGGGCTTTGGAACGTGAAGCGGAAGACCCCCTCATGACACACGCCGTCGGCGATGGTGTCCTCGCCGTAGAGCCCGGTCACAGCCTCGTCATTTATCCACCAGAGTTCGCTCCCGGCAAGATGAGCTCCGCTCTCCACCAAGTCCAGCTCGAACTGCAGGTTCTCCAGCAGGCCCTTGTTCCCAGCGTAGGCGGCAAAGGAGTTGACCCCATCCCCCCAACCCTCTATCGTTTCGGGCTCATAGGGCTCCACGTCCCGCTCCGCCGCCCGGCTGACCTCTCCCGCCCTCCCGGCCCCGCCGGTCTCCGGCTCGCCGTCCACCGGCAGGCACCCCGGCAGCGTCAGCAGCAGGGCCGCCATAAGCAGTACAACAGCTGTAAATTTCTTCATATTTATCGCTCCTTTTAAGATAGTATTGCAGCTCCTACTATTAAAGTCGCAAAAAATCCCGGGGTATTTTAAACCTCCACCTCGCCGTCAAAAATTTTTACGGCCTCGCCGGTCATTATGACCCTTTCGTCGGTGTAGTTTATTTTAAGCTCGCCGCCCTTTAAGAGCACCCGGATATCCTGTCCCTTGGGACAGAAGCCGTTCAGGGCAGCGGCCACCACCGCCGCGCAGGTGCCCGTGCCGCAGGCCATGGTCTCCCCGCTGCCACGCTCCCAGATTCGTGCCTTTAGGGTGCGGCTGTCTATGACCTCTACAAAGCCCACGTTCACCCGCTGGGGGAACAGGGGGTCGCGCTCAATCACTGAGCCCAGCTTCTCCACGTCCACCTTGTCCACCGAGGACACAAACAGGGTAACATGGGGGTTGCCCAAGGAACAGCAGGTTATCTCCCTCTGCTCCCCGGCAAGCTCCACCCGGCGGCCTATCACCGGCCCGCCCGGGAGCTTCACAGGCACTGTTTCGGGCTCCAGGCTGACCCTTCCCATGTCCACCGCCACCTGATGGCACAGGCCGTTCTTTGTAATGACTGTGCACTCCTTAACGCCGCTTTTGGCCTCGATACGCATAACCGCCCGGCCCACGCCCGCGGGAGTGCCCCTGACTATGCCGTTATCGAACAGGTACTTGGCGACGCACCTTATGCCGTTGCCGCACATCCAGCCTTCGCTGCCGTCCCGGTTGAACATGGTCATCTTCGCGTCGGCACAGTCCGAGGGGCCGATGAGTATCACGCCGTCACCGCCCACGCCGTTATGCCTGTCCGAAAGGCTCACCGCCAGGGACTCGGGCGAGGACACCCGGTTCTTTGGGTCAAAGCAGTTCACATATACATAGTCGTTGGAGCAGGCGGACATCTTCGTAAACCTTATCCTCTGCTTCTCCTCTTTAAGGTCGTTGATATCCACCAGCTCGATGTTCTCGGGGGTGTACCGGCTCATAAGGGAGTCCGCCAGGGCGTTGGCCGTGTCTATGGCCGTAAGGCAGGGTATGCCCAGAAGGCTTGCCTTGCGCCGTATCTTCACGCTGTCCCGGGCGGGGTTGCGGCCCTTGGCAGAGGTGGAGATGACATAGTTCACCTGCCCGCTCTCCAGAAGGGTGATGGTGTTGTGGCCGGAGTTCTCGTGTATCTTGTCCACCACCATCACGTTAAGCCCGGCCTTAAAGAGCACCAGGGCCGTGCCCCCCGTGGCGTAGAGCTTGAAGCCCAGCCGGTCGAATTTCTTTGCTATCTCGGCAATCTCCGACTTGTCCTGGTCCCGGACGGTTATAAATACGCCGCCGCCCTTGTGCATATTGTGGCCCGAGGCCACCAGCCCCTTATAGAGGGCCTCCTCAAGGCTTGTGCCGATGCCCAATACCTCGCCGGTGGACTTCATCTCCGGCCCCAGGTGGGTGTCCACGTCCGCCAGCTTCTCGAAGGAGAACACCGGCACCTTCACCGCTACGTAGGGCGAGGGCTTATAGAGCCCTGTGCCGAAGCCCAGGTCCCGGAGCTTATACCCAAGGCTCACCTTAGTTGCCAGGTCGCACATGGGCACGCCGGTGACCTTGCTGATATAGGGCACCGTCCGGGAGGCCCGGGGGTTCACCTCTATCACATATATCTCGCCGTCCATTATGATATACTGTAGGTTTATAAGCCCTATGCCGTGGAGCTCCCGGCAGAGGGTCTCGGTGGTGGCCACTATCTTCGCGCTCATGCCGTCGTCAATGTCCGAGGCCGGGTATACGGCTATACTGTCGCCGGAGTGTATTCCTGTGCGCTCCACGTGCTCCATGATGCCGGGGATCAGTATCTCCTCGCCGTCGCAGATGGCGTCCACCTCTATCTCCATGCCCGAGAGGTACTTGTCGATAAGCACCGGGTTGTCCTGCTTGGTGGAGAGGATTATCCGCATATACTCCTCAATGTCCTCCGGGCAGGTGGCGATTATCATGTTCTGTCCGCCCAGCACGTAGGAGGGCCGCATAAGCACGGGATAGCCCAGCTGCTCCGCCGCCTCCAACGCCTCCCCGGCGGTCATCACCGTGGAACCCCTGGGGCGCTTTATGCCCGAGCGCTCCAGCAATTCGTCAAAACGCTCCCTGTCCTCGGCCATGTCTATGGTGTCGGCAGAGGAGCCCAGAATGGGTATATTGTTTGCCGCCAGGGTCTTTGTAAGCTTTATGGCCGTCTGCCCGCCGAAGGCCACCACCACGCCGAGGGGCTTCTCGATATTTATAATGTCCATCACGTCCTCGGGGGACAGGGGCTCGAAGTACAGCCTGTCGCCGGTGTCGAAGTCAGTGGAGACGGTCTCGGGGTTATTGTTGACTATCACCACCTGATAGCCCAGCTTTTGCAGGGCCATAACGCAGTGTACGCTGGCGTAGTCGAACTCAATGCCCTGGCCTATGCGTATGGGCCCGGAGCCCAGCACCATAATGGTCTGTTTGTCCCCTTTATCACGGATAAACTCCGCGGCCTCGTCCTCCCCGCCGCTTTCCGGGGTGTCATAGGTAGCGTAAAAGTAGGGGGTATGGGCGGCGAACTCTCCCGCGCAGGTGTCCACCATCTTGAAGGTGGTCTGGCGCTTATAGTCCACCTTGCAGCCCGAGAGCCTTGCTATGGCCGCGTCCGGGTATCCCCGCCGCTTGCCCCTGGTGTAGAGTTCCTCGGTAAGCTGGCCTTTCATAAGCTCCCGCTCGTAGTCCAGCAGGTTCATAAGCTTCGAGAGGAACCACCGGTCTATCATGGTCAGTTCATAGAGCTCGTCCACGGTCTTCCCGCGCTTTAGGAGCTCATACACGGCGAACAGCCTCTCGTCGGTGGCGTGCTCAGCTATGCGCAGAAGGGTGTTCTCGTCCTCGTCCGCAAACTTCTTCATATTCAGGGTGTCAAGCCCTATCTCCGCCCCGCGCACGGCCTTCATCAGGGCCATCTCGAAGCTGTCGGCAATGCTCATAACCTCGCCGGTGGCCTTCATCTGGGTGCCCAGGTCCCGCTTGGCGTACACGAACTTGTCAAAGGGCCACTTGGGGAACTTCACCGCCACATAGTCTATGGTGGGCTCAAAGGCCGCGTAGGTCACGCCGGTGACCGCGTTCTTTATCTCGTCCAGCCTGTAGCCGATGGCTATCTTGGTGGCAACCTTCGCTATGGGATAGCCCGTGGCCTTTGAGGCCAGGGCCGAGGAGCGGCTGACCCGGGGGTTCACCTCTATGACGGCGTACTCGAAGCTGGTGGGATGCAGGGCAAACTGGCAGTTGCAGCCGCCCTCTACTCCCAGCTCGTTTACTATATCCAAAGCCGCCGTGCGCAGCATCTGGTACTCCTTGTCCGAGAGGGTCACCGCCGGGGCGATGACTATGGAGTCGCCGGTGTGCACCCCCACCGGGTCCAGGTTCTCCATGGAGCAGATGGTGATGGCGTTGCCCGCGCCGTCCCGCATGACCTCGAACTCTATCTCCTTCCACCCGGCAATGCTTTTTTCCACCAGCACCTGGGTGATGGGCGACAGGGCCAGG encodes the following:
- the carB gene encoding carbamoyl-phosphate synthase large subunit → MPLNKDIKKVLVIGSGPIVIGQAAEFDYAGTQACRALREDGIEIVLVNSNPATIMTDQAMADRIYIEPLNLTTVKRIIEKERPDSILSGFGGQTGLTLSMQLAKEGFLDKHNVRLLGAGPETIDKAEDRQLFKDAMERIGQPCVPSKVVTTVEDAEAFAGEIGYPVIIRPAFTLGGTGGGIVNDPHELREITANGLALSPITQVLVEKSIAGWKEIEFEVMRDGAGNAITICSMENLDPVGVHTGDSIVIAPAVTLSDKEYQMLRTAALDIVNELGVEGGCNCQFALHPTSFEYAVIEVNPRVSRSSALASKATGYPIAKVATKIAIGYRLDEIKNAVTGVTYAAFEPTIDYVAVKFPKWPFDKFVYAKRDLGTQMKATGEVMSIADSFEMALMKAVRGAEIGLDTLNMKKFADEDENTLLRIAEHATDERLFAVYELLKRGKTVDELYELTMIDRWFLSKLMNLLDYERELMKGQLTEELYTRGKRRGYPDAAIARLSGCKVDYKRQTTFKMVDTCAGEFAAHTPYFYATYDTPESGGEDEAAEFIRDKGDKQTIMVLGSGPIRIGQGIEFDYASVHCVMALQKLGYQVVIVNNNPETVSTDFDTGDRLYFEPLSPEDVMDIINIEKPLGVVVAFGGQTAIKLTKTLAANNIPILGSSADTIDMAEDRERFDELLERSGIKRPRGSTVMTAGEALEAAEQLGYPVLMRPSYVLGGQNMIIATCPEDIEEYMRIILSTKQDNPVLIDKYLSGMEIEVDAICDGEEILIPGIMEHVERTGIHSGDSIAVYPASDIDDGMSAKIVATTETLCRELHGIGLINLQYIIMDGEIYVIEVNPRASRTVPYISKVTGVPMCDLATKVSLGYKLRDLGFGTGLYKPSPYVAVKVPVFSFEKLADVDTHLGPEMKSTGEVLGIGTSLEEALYKGLVASGHNMHKGGGVFITVRDQDKSEIAEIAKKFDRLGFKLYATGGTALVLFKAGLNVMVVDKIHENSGHNTITLLESGQVNYVISTSAKGRNPARDSVKIRRKASLLGIPCLTAIDTANALADSLMSRYTPENIELVDINDLKEEKQRIRFTKMSACSNDYVYVNCFDPKNRVSSPESLAVSLSDRHNGVGGDGVILIGPSDCADAKMTMFNRDGSEGWMCGNGIRCVAKYLFDNGIVRGTPAGVGRAVMRIEAKSGVKECTVITKNGLCHQVAVDMGRVSLEPETVPVKLPGGPVIGRRVELAGEQREITCCSLGNPHVTLFVSSVDKVDVEKLGSVIERDPLFPQRVNVGFVEVIDSRTLKARIWERGSGETMACGTGTCAAVVAAALNGFCPKGQDIRVLLKGGELKINYTDERVIMTGEAVKIFDGEVEV